From one Thermodesulfovibrionales bacterium genomic stretch:
- a CDS encoding ParA family protein, translating to MQQVVAIVNHKGGVGKTTSTVNIAACWGEIGKRVLVIDLDPQGSATVSFGITDDGTALLNALQQTAALPVVSTKAQGVDLVPAGHRLAEARQRFVGTAASELLMRCLRYTEGEWDFVIADCPPSLGIFTMNALKASAHVLIPVEANHLSYLGLTQMMQAVNSFRSDNPVLTVRAIIPCRAQARRRIHEEFLAMMEKVLPGGISPSVRENVSLAEAPGRGLPVVLYFPNSNGAYDYRRVAQWLLERIPN from the coding sequence ATGCAACAGGTTGTGGCAATCGTAAATCATAAGGGCGGCGTTGGGAAGACTACCTCGACGGTGAACATCGCTGCTTGCTGGGGTGAGATCGGGAAAAGGGTCCTTGTCATTGATCTCGACCCCCAAGGAAGCGCAACGGTATCCTTCGGAATCACAGACGACGGGACCGCACTCCTTAATGCCTTGCAGCAGACAGCAGCCTTGCCCGTTGTGTCAACCAAGGCGCAGGGCGTAGACCTCGTACCGGCAGGGCATAGGCTTGCGGAAGCGAGACAGAGATTTGTTGGAACTGCCGCCAGCGAACTCTTGATGAGGTGCCTCAGATACACCGAGGGAGAATGGGACTTTGTCATCGCCGACTGCCCCCCCAGTTTAGGCATCTTCACAATGAACGCCTTAAAGGCGAGCGCTCATGTCCTCATCCCTGTGGAGGCAAATCATCTTTCCTACCTCGGGTTGACCCAGATGATGCAAGCCGTAAATTCGTTCCGCTCGGATAATCCTGTCCTCACCGTCCGTGCGATAATACCGTGCAGAGCCCAAGCACGCCGGCGCATACACGAAGAGTTCCTTGCGATGATGGAAAAAGTTCTTCCGGGTGGAATTAGCCCCTCCGTCCGCGAGAACGTCTCCCTCGCCGAGGCGCCGGGCAGAGGGCTGCCCGTTGTGCTCTATTTTCCGAACTCCAATGG